Part of the Cryptosporangium arvum DSM 44712 genome, TGGTGGATGATCGTGACCCGCGGCGCGGTCTTGTCGCCCTGCCGGGTCAGGTCGGCGCCCTGCACGCGGCTCTTGGCGTAGTCCAACGCGTTGAGGTAGCCGGTGGAGAGCGTCGCGATCGCCTTGGTGCCGACCATCATCCGGGCGGCCTCGATGATGTTGAACATCTGCCGGATGCCGTCGTGCACGTCGCCGACCAGGTAGCCCACGGCCGGGTGCTTGTCGCCGAACGTCAGCTCGCAGGTCGTGGAGACCTTCAGGCCCATTTTCTTCTCGACGTTCGTGACGTAGGCGCCGTTGCGCTCGCCCAGCTCACCGGAGTCGTCGAAGAGGAACTTCGGCACCATGAACAGGCTCAGGCCCTTGGTGCCAGGGCCACCGGCACCTTCGACGCCGACCGGCCGGGCCAGCACGTAGTGGATGATGTTGTCGGCCATGTCGTGCTCGGCCGACGTGATGAAGCGCTTGACGCCCTCGAGGTGCCAGGTGCCGTCGGGCTGCGGGATCGCGCGGGTGCGGCCGGCACCGACGTCCGAACCGGCGTCCGGCTCGGTGAGCACCATCGTGGAGCCCCAGTGCTTCTCGACGAACAGCTTGGCCCAGGTCTTCTGCTGCTCGGTGCCGAGCTTGTAGAACACGCCGGCGAACGCGTAACCGCTGGCGTACATGTGCAGGGCCGGGTTCGAGCCGAGTACCAGCTCGGAGATCGCCCACACCAGCTGGCGCGGGCTGCGGATGCCGCCGATCTCCGGGAGCACGTCGAGCTGCCAGGCCTCGGAGTCCTGCAGCGCCCGGTACGACTTCCGGAACGACTCGGGCAGCGTCACCGAGTTCGTGGCCGGGTCGAACACCGGCGGGTTGCGGTCGGCGTCGACGAAGGACTCGGCCAGCGGTCCTTCGGCCAGCTCGACCATCTGGGTGAGGAACGCGCGCGCGGTCTCCTCGTCGATCGCGTCGAACGGGCCGTTGCCCAGGCGATCACCGGCGCCGAAGACCTCGAAGAGGTTGAACTCGAGATCGCGCAGGTTGGCTTTGTAGTGGCTCATCGCGGGTCCTCCCCGTGCAGACTGGCCCGCCACCATGACGAGCCCGCTGTACCCATCGGTATACCGCCCAGTAACATTCGCCATGTTACCGGTCGGTAATGCTCGCGCGCATGAGTATGAGCGGGCTCACATGCGTGAGCCGTCAACAAATTGGCGAGAGGTGACGGTCCCCGCCCCATCGACGTCCGACAAATGCGACTTAGTGGCCGACGTCGAGCGCTCCGCGCCAGCAACTAATCGCCGGAGATCGGGTCCCACTCCCAGGCCGGTCGAGCCGCGGCGTTCGAGGTCTCGGGCTTGCGCTCGGAGCCGGTGTACTCGAGCAGGATCAGCGCGATGTCGTCGTCGAGCACCCCGTGCACCCAGCCGCGCAACGCGTTGACGAGCGAGGTGAGCCCGTCCTCGACGGTGCCGTGCCCGGCGATGCGCCAGGCGCGCTCCCGGATCGGGAAGAACTCACCGTTCCTCCGCGCCTCGGCCAGCCCATCGGTGAACAGCAACAACCGGTCCCCCGGCTCCAGCCGCTCGACCCGCGGCCGCACCACCGGCAGGAACCCGAGCGGCGGAGCCGGCGACGGCGGCTCCAGCGCGATCACGTCGCCCCGGCGCAGCAGCAGCGGCGCCGGATGCCCGCAGTTGAGCACGGTCAGGGTTCCGCCGCGCTCCTCGATCAGGCACGCGGTGACGAAGTCCTCGTAGCCGACCGAGCGCGCCACCGCACGGTCCAGGTCGGCCACGATCGCCCGCAGGTCGACCCGCTCGTGCGCGACGTGCCGGTAGGACCCGAGCACGCTGCTGGCGAGCCGGACCGCTTCCAGCCCCTTCCCACGCACGTCCCCGATCAGCACCCGGGTGCCGTACGGCGTGCTCATCGCCTCGTAGAGGTCACCACCGATGTCCGCCTCCGCGTTCGCCGACACGTACCGCACCGCGACCGACATCGTTCCGATCCGCGGCCCGATCGGACGCAGCACGGCCTGCTGGGCCACCGCGGCCAACTTGCTGAGCGTCGCCACTCGCTTGGACGTGCGGTCGCCGAGCATCGACAGCCAGGCCGCGAGCGCGGTGAAGACGAGGATCGCGGCCAGCCGCAGTACCTGCTGGGGTGCGAACGCCTCGCCGTCCACCATGCCCAGTGCCGCCCCCAGTACGAAGCAGAGGGCTCCGACCGCGAACGTGGCCCGGTACGACGCCAGCGCGGCTGCGAGGAACGGCGGCGCGACGAGCAGCCCGACGAACTGCAGACCCGGCATCGCGACGTCGAACGCCGCGATCGCGAGCGCCAACAGGCATGCGCCGACTATTCCGGTGCGTGGTGACACCACCGGATCCCCGAGGTGCGGGTTCGTTGGCATCGACGGGCCCACCCCTGACAGCACAGCGTGGCGCGTCTGCGCACGGACCTTCCATAGGATGCCCGTTCGGTTGCCACTCGACGCGTCGCCACGACGAGAACCGGCCGTGTGCTCGCTGGTCTCGCCCGTTCGACCGAGGGAGGTATGACCGTTTGATGACGCTTTACGACCCACGGTGATGGTCTAGCTCGACCTCTCGTACCAGTCCGCGGACGTGCAGCCGCTCACGGACGGCCGGCTGCGCACCGTCCACGATGACCGCCGCACCGAGATACCGCGCACCGGCCGCGGTCACGATCTCGGCCAGCGCCGAGAGCTGGGCACCGGTCTCCACCCAGTCGTCGACGACGAGCACGGCATCGTCCGGACCGAGGTGGCGGGCCCGCACACCGAGCATCACCGGCCGGCCGTCGTGCCCCGGGCCACCGGCGCGGGTGATCAGCTCGTCGGCGAGCTCGGCACCGCTCAGGTCGCGGTAGGCCTCGACGAACCCGACGCCGATCGAGCGAGCGACGAGCGGCCCCAGCAGGAAACCGCTGGTGGCCGGAGCGGCGACCACGGTCGGCAGCGCGGGTGAGAGCGCGGCGAGCGCGGGGCCGATCCGGTCGAGGATGACCGGATCGCGCCACCACCCGGACCGGTCGGTGAGCAGGTGGTCGCACCAGTCGCCGGGGTCGATCCAGCGGAAGGTCTCGAGGAGGCGTACGCGCAGGTCAGGATCGGCGGGCGTAACAGGGCTCTCCGACGGGTCGACCGAGAGCGGGGCACTCGACACGGGGACACCGTAGGTACAGGCTCCAAACACGTCAACGTCACTCGCACGGATGGGGAAACCTGGGCGCCATGGGAGCAGCAATCGAGGTCGACCGGCACCAGGTGCTCGCCTACCGGGTGGGGGCACAGCAGCTCGACCGGTCCGAACCGGAGATCACGCGGCTGGCCGTGCTCGACCTCGGAGTGGCCGACACGCCGCCGGGTTCGGCCCGGGTGGCGTTCGCGGCGCGGCTGCCCTCGCTCGAGGACGACGACTCACTGGTGACCGTGTGGGGCGCGCGCGGTGCGCCGTTCGTGCACCGCGCGGCCGACCTGCCCCCGCTCGCCGCCGCCCTGTTCCCCCGCGACGAGGCGGACGCGAAAGCGCGGGTCGGCGCGTCCACGGCGAGGATCCCCGGCGACGATCTCGACGCCGTGCGCGCCACCGCCTCGGCGCTGCGTGAGGTCGTCACCGCGCCGATCAGCAAGGGCGCGATGAGCACGGCGCTGACCGCGCGCCGGCCGGAGCTGGCCTCCTACTGTCCCGGGTGCCAGGTCGATCACCTGAGCGACCAACTGATCCGCGTCGCCGGTCTGGCCGGCGGCATCCGGATCGAGCCCGGCACCACACCGCTGATCGTGTCGCCGATCGCCGGCCGGGTGCCGGACCCCGGAGACGCCGATGCGCCGCTGCCCGCGTCGGCGTATCTACGGCTGCACGGGCCCGGCACGCAGGCCGAAGTGGCGGCCTACTTCTCGGCGAGCAAGGCCAGGGTCGCCGAGGACTGGCCCGGGGATCTGCTCGAGGTGCGGGTGGACGGGAAGGCCGGGTTCTGGATTCCCGCCGACGCCGAGTCCGCGCTGCGCGATCCCGCCGCACCCGACCCGGTGCGGCTGCTGCCGCCGAGCGATCCGTACCTGCAGACCCGTAACCGGAACCTGCTCGTGCCGGAGAAGGCCGAGCAGAAGGCGCTCTGGCGGCCGATCGGGAACCCGGGCGCGATCCTGGTCGACGGGGAGATCGCCGGCACCTGGCGTCCGAAGCTCGCGGGCAAGCGCCTCACGATCACGCTCGAGGCGTTCCGCCCGCTCCCGCCGGCCGCGCGGTCCGCGATCGACGAGGAGGCCGGGAACGTCGCCACCGCTCGCGGCGCCACGGACGTTCGCATCACCTGACGGCCGGACCGCACATTCCGTGCCCACGGACCCGCAGATGTGACCAGAATTCACAGAATGACGGGGAGTGCACTGGTACTCGGCGGGGGCGGAGTCACCGGCATAGCCTGGGAAATCGGGCTACTGGCCGGGCTGCTCGACGCCGGAGTCGACCTGACCACGGCAGATCTGATCGTCGGCACCTCGGCCGGCTCGGTGGTGGGGACGGTCGTCGCGACCGGCGCCGACATCGAGGAGCTCTACCAGAACCAGCTGGAGCCCAGCGGTAGCGAGATCCCCGCCCGGATGGGTACGACGACGCTCCTGCGCTGGGGATTCGCCGCGGTGACCAGCCGGAGCCCGGAACGGTTCCGGGCCCGGGTCGGCGCGCTGGCCCGGCGCACCCGCACCGTGCCGGAGGACGAGCGCCGCCAGGTGATCGCCTCCCGGCTCCCGGTGCACGACTGGCCCGATCGTCGGCTCGTGCTGACGGCGGTGGACGCCGTCACCGGTGAGCTCGCCCCGTTCGACCGGAACAGCGGCGTGTCGCTGGTGGACGCCGTGTCGGCGAGCTGCGCGGTGCCCGGCGTCTGGCCTCCGGTGACCGTGAACGGCCGGCAGTACATCGACGGCGGGGTCCGGTCGACCGCGAACGTCGATCTCGCGTCCGGGTGCGATCGGATCGTCGTGCTCGCGCCGCTGCCCCGCGGCGGCGGGCCGATGCCGGGCGTCTCGACGCAGGTCGCGCACCTCGGCGACTCGGCCCGCGTCGCCGTGGTCACGCCGAATCAGGCGGCGCGGGCCGCGTTCGGCCGCAACGTGCTCGATCCGGCTCGCCGACCGCCGTCGGCGCGCGCCGGCCGCGCCCAGGCCGCCGACGTGGCGATGGCCGTCCACTCGGTCTGGTCGGATCACTGAGCCGTCAGACGCGGCGGAACTTCGGCCAGAGGCCGGACCAGGGCTCGCGAGGGTTGCGGCAGAGCCAGATCGGGACGCCGTTCTCCTCGTTGTCGACGTCGACACCCACGGCGACCGAGCCGGCGCGCTCCACCGAGCCGAAGTAGCGCCGCAGGTGGGCCGGATCGTCGAACCCGACGGCGACGACGACGTCGGCCGATTCGGGTGGTCGGCCGAAGTCGGCGACGCTCATGTGCCCCGAGTAGACCGGCACCGTGCCGTACCGGCTGACCGCGCCGGCCTCGCCGTAGTTGCTGGTGACGACCACCGCGCCGGGCGGCGTGACCCGCTCGATCGACGCCACGGCGGCCGGCCAGCCGATCGTCTCCCCGGCGTCGTAGTTCACCGCGACGACGGCGTCGGGCACCGAGGAGGCCGACGTGATCGGCAGCATCAGCAGGGCGGCGAGGACCGCGCAGAACACCATTGCGGCGGCGAGCCCGACCCGGCGGAGCGCCAGCCGGCCGCGGCTGAGCCACCCGACCAGCGGAATCGCGCCGACGCCGGTCAGGGCCATCAGCATCGCGACGTCGTAGTAGCCCTTGCCGCCACCGATGAGCACGACCGCGGCGATCACCACCCACGCCCAGGCCACCGCCCGGTACGGACGCCACTCGGGGCGCCGGAAGAGCGCGACGAGGCCGGCGATCCAGACGACCGAGGCGATCGGGCTGACGATCACGAACTGCAGGGCGACCGCGACGGGACGGCCGGCGTACGAGCTGTCCCCCGACGCGATCTGGGCGGCGACGTCGAGCTGCGGAAACCCGTTCGCGATCTGCCAGACCACGTTCGGCGTCACGATCAGGACCGCGAGCGCGGCTCCGGCGAGCACCCAGCGGTCGCGCAGCAACCGGCGCGGGCCGGCGACCAGGAGACCGCCGACCAACCCGACCGCCAGCAGACCGACCAGGTACTTGTTCAGCAACCCCAGGCCGGCGACCGCGCCGATCAGCACCGCTAAGCGGGTGTCGCCGGTACGCAGCACCCGCAGCGTCAGCCAGAGCACGACCAGCCAGACCACGACGTCGACCGTCGTGGTCGACAGCAGGTGCCCGAACGCGAACGCCGCCGACGACGTGGCGATCAGCACCGCGGCGAGCAACTGGGCCGCTCGTCCACCGCCGAGCTCACGGGCGATCAGGGCGACCAGCAGCACGCAGGCGCCGGCGATCAGCGCCGAGGGCGTCCGGAAGACCGTCAGGTTGCCGGGAGCGATCGTGTCGGCGAGCCAGGCGATCGCCGGGGTGAGCGGCGGCTGGTCGACGAAGCCCCAGTCGAGGTGGCGCGCACAGAGCAAGAAGTACAGTTCGTCGCGGTGGTAGCCGTACCGCCCGGCGAACCCGAGCAGGACGGCGGTGACCGCAGCGGCGATCACCCAGACCCAGTGTTCGAGCGGCGGAAGGGTGCGCTGCTCGGCTTCGACCTGCGCCATGACCACAGCATGAGGGGTGCGCGCCAAGTCGGGCATCGGATTCGTAGTCAATTGACTCAGGCGGTAACTCGTTGCTCCGGTTACGCTCGGATCATGGCTGTGGTTCCGCTCGGGCTGCCGGCCGTGCCGGCCCAGCGCCAGGGCACGGCGGCCGACCGACCCGTCGGTGAACGCGGGCTGGTCGACCGATTCGGCCGTACCGCGACCGATCTCCGCGTCTCGCTCACCGACAAATGCAACCTCCGGTGCAGCTACTGCATGCCACCGGAGGGCCTGCCCTGGCTGCCGTCCGACCGGCTGCTCAGCGACGACGAAGTGATCCGGCTGGTCACCATCGCGGTGGAGCGGCTCGGGGTGACCGAGGTGCGCTTCACCGGTGGCGAGCCGCTGCTGCGGCGCGGGCTCGTCGACATCCTGCAGGCCATCACCGCGCTGCGGCCACGGCCGGAGACGATGCTGACGACGAACGCGATCGGGCTCGCCCGCCAGGCCACGGCGCTGGTGGACGCCGGGCTCGACCGGGTGAACGTCTCGCTCGACACGCTCGACCGCGAGACGTTCCGGCAGCTGGCGCACCGGGACCGCCTGGCCGACACGCTGGCCGGTCTGCAGGCCGCGACCGAGGCCGGCCTGACCCCGGTGAAGATCAACAGCGTGCTGCTGCGTGGCGTCAACGAGCACGAAGCGACCGCACTCGCCGAGTTCGCGCTGGAGAACGGCCACGAGCTGCGGTTCATCGAGCAGATGCCGCTCGACGCCCAGCACTCGTGGGAGCGGACGTCGATGGTGACCGCCGCGGAGATCCTGGCCGCGCTGCGAACCCGATGGGCGCTGACGCCGGACCCGGCGCACCGCGGTGCCGCTCCGGCCGAGACCTGGCTCGTCGACGGCGGCCCCGCGCGTATCGGCGTCATCGCGTCGGTCACCAGGCCGTTCTGCGGCGCCTGCGACCGCACGCGGCTGACCGCCGACGGGCAGGTGCGCAACTGCCTGTTCGCCACCGGCGAGACCGATCTGCGCGGCGCGCTGCGCTCCGGCGGCACCGATGCGGAGATCGCGGACCTGTGGCGGACCGCGATGTGGGGCAAGCTGGCGGGGCACGGTATCGACGACCCGTCGTTCCTGCAGCCCGACCGACCCATGTCAGCCATTGGAGGCTGAGTGAACGTCACGGTGCGGTACTTCGCCGGAGCCCGAGCCGCGGCCGGCATCGAGGAAGAACCCGCGGACGCGGGAACGCTCGGCGAGCTGCGGACGCAACTGGTGGCCGCCCACGGGGAACGGCTGGAGCGCGTACTCACCGCCTGCTCGTTCCTGGTGAACGGGGTGGCGGCGAAGGAGGAATCGGTGCGGCTGCCGGCCGGCGGCACCGTCGACGTGCTGCCGCCGTTCGCCGGTGGGTAGCCCCTCAGGATCCTTTCAGGCGCCGACCCCTACGCTCCGCTAGGGCTCGCTAGCACTGTCTAGCGTTTGAACTATAAAGCCCTAGAATCATCTACAGGGAGCGCTGTGGGCGTCGTCGTCATCGTCGTGGTGGCTGTTGCCGTCGTCGGAGGCATCCACGGTTATCTGTGGTGGCGGCTGGTCGCGAGTCCCTTCTCGTCGAAACGGATCCGGTGGATCGGGTTCGGCGCGGCCGTGCTGATCGTCGCCACCGCGATGTTCGGTCTACGCGGTGCCCCGGACGTGCTGCCGGGGCCGCTCGGCACCGTGGTGAGCTGGGCCGGGCCGCTCTGGATCGCGGTGATGTTCTACCTGGTGCTGATCCTGCTGGTGCTGGAGCCGGTGCGCCTGATCGGCCGCGTCCTGATCACTCGCCGGGCACGCGCCCGGAAGGCGTCGACGCCGACGCCGGCCACGGTCGGCGCGCCTCCGGTCGACAGCGGGCCCAGCGAGGACCAGGCCGCCCAGGCCGAGAACTGGGGCCACAACCGGCGAGTGTTCCTCGCCAGGGCGCTCGCGGTCACGGCGGGCGTCGGTGCGCTCGGCACCGTCGGGTACGGCACCACCGAGGCACGCAACGTCCGGGTGAAACGGGTCCCGATCACGCTCCCGCGTCTCGATCCGGCGCTGAGCGGGTTCCGGGTCGCGTTGCTCACCGACATCCACATCTCCGCGACGCTGCACCGGCCCTTCGTCGAACGGGTCGTCAACCGCGTGAACTCGCTCGACGTCGACGCGGTGGCGATCGTCGGCGACCTGGTCGACGGCAGCGTGGACGAGCTCGGCGAGGACGCCAAAGCGCTGAGCGCGCTCCACTCGACGCACGGCACCTACTTCGTCACCGGCAACCACGAGTACTACTCGGGCGCCGAGGAGTGGGTCGAGTACCTGCCGACGATCGGCGTGCAGGTGCTCCGTAACCGGCGGATCGAGATCCCCGGCGGCGCCGGGCTCGACCTGGCCGGCGTCGACGACGTCACCGCGGCCGACTCCGGCGTGCCCGGCCACGGCGCGAACCTCTCCGCCGCCCTCGACGGCCGTGATCGGGACCGGCCGGTCGTCCTGCTCGCACACCAGCCGGTGCAGTGGCCGGAGGCGGTCGACCGCGGCGTGGACCTGCAGCTCTCCGGGCACACGCACGGCGGGCAGATGTGGCCGTTCACGTACGGCGTCCGGCTCGAACAGCCGGTGGTGTCGGGGCGGGCCACCGACGGCGACAGCCAGATCTACGTCAGCCGGGGCGTCGGCTACTGGGGTCCCCCGGTGCGGGTCGGCGCGCCGCCGGAGATCAGCCTGATCGAGTTGCGTTCTCTCTGAGCCTCTCTACGTAATTCTAGGAATCGACGAAGAAAGCTCTAGACACGCATCGATGCGGTCGCGATGACCCCTGCCCGGGGGTCTACCATTCTCCGCAAACAAGGTCCGAGCGGGCAGTTGACTCGATCCGGCATCATCGGGGTCCTCGTGTGTGTCTGCAGCTCAGCGGCCCCACGTAAACAACACAATTGATCACTGAACCACCGAGTGTTTCCTCGCGTGACCGGGGCATCCCTCTGTGGCCGGTGTGGCCCCAACGCGGAAGGGCGCTGCGTTATGACCCATGCTGTTCCTCGGCCCCGTAAGACTTCGTCGCGCACCAGCGTCACGCGGCACCCGGTCACGCCGGTCCGCGTCGCCGGCGCCGCTGACCGCCGCTCGCTCGCCGCACCCGACCGCGTCCCGCTCGATCGCCAGCCCCCGCTCCCCAAGCGGCAGCCCGGCGCGGCCCTGGACGCCGTCCACCGCAACAGCATCATCCAGGTCAACCGCGATGCGAACGGTGCCGTCCCGGCCTCCGACCGCTGGTTCCGCGCCAACGTCGAGCCCGACACGTCGACAAACCTCTAGCGAGATCTACCACTTTCGCTAGAAAGCCCGATACGGTCCGATCGTATGGACCCGGTCCGTAATCCGTATGCGCCCGGAGCCGGTCAGCGCCCGCCGGAACTGGCCGGCCGCGACCGCGAGCTCGACCAGTTCGACGTCGTCCTCGAACGGGTGGCACGCAGACGTCCCGAACGGTCGATGATCCTCACCGGGCTGCGTGGGGTCGGCAAGACCGTGCTGCTCAACGCACTCCGTTCGCAGGCCATCGGGCGCCAGTGGGGCACCGGCAAGATCGAGGCCCGTCCCGACCAGACCCTGCGCCGCCCGCTCTCCGGGGCTCTGCACATGGCGGTGCGCGAACTGTCGTCCCAGCACCGCGCGCTCGATCAGATCGACGACTTCCTCGGCACGCTGAAGGCTTTCGCCCTGCGCTCCAACCCCACCAGCGGCAAGATCCGCGACCGCTGGCAGCCCGGCATCGACGGGCCCGCGATCAGCGGCCGCGCGGACTCCGGTGACATCGAGATCGACCTGGTCGAGCTGCTCTCGGACGCGGCCGACCTGGCCGGCGCGGTCGGTACGGGCGTCGCTC contains:
- a CDS encoding patatin-like phospholipase family protein, yielding MTGSALVLGGGGVTGIAWEIGLLAGLLDAGVDLTTADLIVGTSAGSVVGTVVATGADIEELYQNQLEPSGSEIPARMGTTTLLRWGFAAVTSRSPERFRARVGALARRTRTVPEDERRQVIASRLPVHDWPDRRLVLTAVDAVTGELAPFDRNSGVSLVDAVSASCAVPGVWPPVTVNGRQYIDGGVRSTANVDLASGCDRIVVLAPLPRGGGPMPGVSTQVAHLGDSARVAVVTPNQAARAAFGRNVLDPARRPPSARAGRAQAADVAMAVHSVWSDH
- a CDS encoding PP2C family protein-serine/threonine phosphatase, which translates into the protein MPTNPHLGDPVVSPRTGIVGACLLALAIAAFDVAMPGLQFVGLLVAPPFLAAALASYRATFAVGALCFVLGAALGMVDGEAFAPQQVLRLAAILVFTALAAWLSMLGDRTSKRVATLSKLAAVAQQAVLRPIGPRIGTMSVAVRYVSANAEADIGGDLYEAMSTPYGTRVLIGDVRGKGLEAVRLASSVLGSYRHVAHERVDLRAIVADLDRAVARSVGYEDFVTACLIEERGGTLTVLNCGHPAPLLLRRGDVIALEPPSPAPPLGFLPVVRPRVERLEPGDRLLLFTDGLAEARRNGEFFPIRERAWRIAGHGTVEDGLTSLVNALRGWVHGVLDDDIALILLEYTGSERKPETSNAAARPAWEWDPISGD
- a CDS encoding DNA glycosylase AlkZ-like family protein, with translation MGAAIEVDRHQVLAYRVGAQQLDRSEPEITRLAVLDLGVADTPPGSARVAFAARLPSLEDDDSLVTVWGARGAPFVHRAADLPPLAAALFPRDEADAKARVGASTARIPGDDLDAVRATASALREVVTAPISKGAMSTALTARRPELASYCPGCQVDHLSDQLIRVAGLAGGIRIEPGTTPLIVSPIAGRVPDPGDADAPLPASAYLRLHGPGTQAEVAAYFSASKARVAEDWPGDLLEVRVDGKAGFWIPADAESALRDPAAPDPVRLLPPSDPYLQTRNRNLLVPEKAEQKALWRPIGNPGAILVDGEIAGTWRPKLAGKRLTITLEAFRPLPPAARSAIDEEAGNVATARGATDVRIT
- a CDS encoding MoaD/ThiS family protein, giving the protein MNVTVRYFAGARAAAGIEEEPADAGTLGELRTQLVAAHGERLERVLTACSFLVNGVAAKEESVRLPAGGTVDVLPPFAGG
- a CDS encoding phosphoribosyltransferase family protein; its protein translation is MSSAPLSVDPSESPVTPADPDLRVRLLETFRWIDPGDWCDHLLTDRSGWWRDPVILDRIGPALAALSPALPTVVAAPATSGFLLGPLVARSIGVGFVEAYRDLSGAELADELITRAGGPGHDGRPVMLGVRARHLGPDDAVLVVDDWVETGAQLSALAEIVTAAGARYLGAAVIVDGAQPAVRERLHVRGLVREVELDHHRGS
- a CDS encoding metallophosphoesterase, translating into MGVVVIVVVAVAVVGGIHGYLWWRLVASPFSSKRIRWIGFGAAVLIVATAMFGLRGAPDVLPGPLGTVVSWAGPLWIAVMFYLVLILLVLEPVRLIGRVLITRRARARKASTPTPATVGAPPVDSGPSEDQAAQAENWGHNRRVFLARALAVTAGVGALGTVGYGTTEARNVRVKRVPITLPRLDPALSGFRVALLTDIHISATLHRPFVERVVNRVNSLDVDAVAIVGDLVDGSVDELGEDAKALSALHSTHGTYFVTGNHEYYSGAEEWVEYLPTIGVQVLRNRRIEIPGGAGLDLAGVDDVTAADSGVPGHGANLSAALDGRDRDRPVVLLAHQPVQWPEAVDRGVDLQLSGHTHGGQMWPFTYGVRLEQPVVSGRATDGDSQIYVSRGVGYWGPPVRVGAPPEISLIELRSL
- a CDS encoding acyl-CoA dehydrogenase, giving the protein MSHYKANLRDLEFNLFEVFGAGDRLGNGPFDAIDEETARAFLTQMVELAEGPLAESFVDADRNPPVFDPATNSVTLPESFRKSYRALQDSEAWQLDVLPEIGGIRSPRQLVWAISELVLGSNPALHMYASGYAFAGVFYKLGTEQQKTWAKLFVEKHWGSTMVLTEPDAGSDVGAGRTRAIPQPDGTWHLEGVKRFITSAEHDMADNIIHYVLARPVGVEGAGGPGTKGLSLFMVPKFLFDDSGELGERNGAYVTNVEKKMGLKVSTTCELTFGDKHPAVGYLVGDVHDGIRQMFNIIEAARMMVGTKAIATLSTGYLNALDYAKSRVQGADLTRQGDKTAPRVTIIHHPDVRRSLLRQKSYAEGLRALVHYTASVQDEVILAQSSGDAAAAEAAARLNDLLLPMVKGGGSERSYELLGAESLQTFGGSGFLQDYPIEQYIRDSKIDTLYEGTTAIQGQDFFFRKIVKDGGKALGVLAGEIAAFIESESGNGRLKNERTLLKTALDDVQAMVGWSVTQLMSLGEDPSSVYKVGLNTTRLLLSTTDLVVGWLLLRQAEVAIRALDAGSSDDFYVGKIASARFFAAQVLPELSARRAVLEATTLDVMEVPESAF
- a CDS encoding ArnT family glycosyltransferase; this translates as MAQVEAEQRTLPPLEHWVWVIAAAVTAVLLGFAGRYGYHRDELYFLLCARHLDWGFVDQPPLTPAIAWLADTIAPGNLTVFRTPSALIAGACVLLVALIARELGGGRAAQLLAAVLIATSSAAFAFGHLLSTTTVDVVVWLVVLWLTLRVLRTGDTRLAVLIGAVAGLGLLNKYLVGLLAVGLVGGLLVAGPRRLLRDRWVLAGAALAVLIVTPNVVWQIANGFPQLDVAAQIASGDSSYAGRPVAVALQFVIVSPIASVVWIAGLVALFRRPEWRPYRAVAWAWVVIAAVVLIGGGKGYYDVAMLMALTGVGAIPLVGWLSRGRLALRRVGLAAAMVFCAVLAALLMLPITSASSVPDAVVAVNYDAGETIGWPAAVASIERVTPPGAVVVTSNYGEAGAVSRYGTVPVYSGHMSVADFGRPPESADVVVAVGFDDPAHLRRYFGSVERAGSVAVGVDVDNEENGVPIWLCRNPREPWSGLWPKFRRV
- the moaA gene encoding GTP 3',8-cyclase MoaA is translated as MAVVPLGLPAVPAQRQGTAADRPVGERGLVDRFGRTATDLRVSLTDKCNLRCSYCMPPEGLPWLPSDRLLSDDEVIRLVTIAVERLGVTEVRFTGGEPLLRRGLVDILQAITALRPRPETMLTTNAIGLARQATALVDAGLDRVNVSLDTLDRETFRQLAHRDRLADTLAGLQAATEAGLTPVKINSVLLRGVNEHEATALAEFALENGHELRFIEQMPLDAQHSWERTSMVTAAEILAALRTRWALTPDPAHRGAAPAETWLVDGGPARIGVIASVTRPFCGACDRTRLTADGQVRNCLFATGETDLRGALRSGGTDAEIADLWRTAMWGKLAGHGIDDPSFLQPDRPMSAIGG